From a single Oncorhynchus nerka isolate Pitt River linkage group LG11, Oner_Uvic_2.0, whole genome shotgun sequence genomic region:
- the synrg gene encoding synergin gamma isoform X1, with translation MALRPGSGGGGSFIYPVGGGLGPPQGMMPMQQQQQQGFPGMVQVQMQPNMQGMMGMNFGGQMPPGAMPMQGGMAMGMQAPGMQFMGQPQFMSMRGPGPQYTADMQKQMAEEHQKRLEQQQRMLEEDRKRRQFEEQKQKLRLLSSVKPKGQMGASRDDALEAIKGNLDGFSRDAKMHPTPSSHPKKPDSSPSHSSVTSHSLPPAFPDDEFSDFMQGPLDASSSFPPSSQAHPHSLDPGPGQRPSSAPFPQSLPASMSILTATQHSTVNSSSPSAFQGPSLEEKLFSSCDLTAEKKAQVNFKSQRTLAPNRATVSAQFHSSTKARNWAEAPGDLSSAFTIETPQPEAPALGPTAPSPAADPPPPQTSSDGAGVGGYPQQEHIQPMVPGWLYNDSLIPEMFKKVLQFTMTPGGIDTAKLYPILMSSGLPREALGQIWASANRTTPGMLTKEELYTVLALIGVAQSGLPAMNVEILSQFPSPPVPNLPALAMAMAPVIQHQHQQPMMTQPSVPVSMAMPAPTVMGRAPPAAPLPSAQPPTNFITNFPHVQGKADDDDFQDFQEAPRAGGGDQPFTEFQGESGETFPTTTSSLHQNSAPAILTPVSGSSSSSSDKYAVFKQLSVEEPPEPTQPASDFDGDKYSVFRQLEPPGDRKPVGEGFADFKSVSVDDGFTDFKTADSISPLEPSDQAKMFQPAFPPAFPNSQSLPQLQHQLHQQQPAVSLSQPKNPLNMADLDLFSSMAPIAPTPAEIKPSPFPSVPPSLVLPPGRAKPPGGGAEDFGDFSLFGPTSSSEAAPIGPDVGGGVAASHDDFADFMAFGSSGGEAKGEGLTSGEGRARGRGETTTTPQRPQQGSDKYDVFKQLSQEGGLAYDDNKHSAGGSFSSLRSEADDFTDFQSSKFCTALGASEKSLVDKVAAFKQGGKEDSASVKSLDLPSIGGSSVGKEDSEDALSVQLDMKLSDMGGDLKHVMSDSSLDLPGLSAHQPPATEGDDMKFDPFGTSAVSRLASYDWSEREECLSAQDQAKKHLVLDGVGVSSSFPSDVVHRKEMPFGSTENIPITHTCQTKITTFSTDDSVSTDSKFEAFADFGSCEPVGLGGDEDDDFGDFASTVSEKSDSPAAEPSSEVNLNEASDEFGAFHGDKAKFGKSDFLKASSQTKVKSSEEMIKSELATFDLSVQGSHKRSHSLGEKEIGRSPPSPAPEQPFRDRSSTLSEKKPALPVIRDKYKDLTGEVEESERYAYEWQRCLVSALQVITKANNTLNSISSSTVCTEVIQSAQGMEYLLGVVEVYRVTKRVELGIKATAVCSEKLQQLLKDISRVWNNLMGFMSLANLAPDESSLDFSSCILRHGIKNAKELACGVCLLNVDSRSKSKEETTIGRLFKRALAKDHDKRLRAFNSETDNFKLLYGGHQYHASCANFWINCVEPKPPGLILPDLL, from the exons TTTTATTTATCCTGTTGGAGGGGGCCTGGGACCGCCACAAG GTATGATGCCcatgcagcagcagcaacaacagggaTTCCCTGGTATGGTTCAAGTCCAAATGCAGCCCAACATGCAAGGAATGATGGGAATGAACTTCGGAGGCCAGATGCCTCCTGGTGCCATGCCTATGCAG GGTGGGATGGCCATGGGAATGCAGGCCCCTGGGATGCAGTTCATGGGCCAGCCACAGTTCATGAGCATGAGGGGCCCCGGGCCCCAGTACACTGCCGACATGCAGAAACAGATGGCCGAGGAACACCA gaAGCGTCTAGAGCAGCAGCAGCGGATgctggaggaggacaggaagaggaggcAGTTTGAGGAGCAGAAACAGAAGCTGAGGCTGCTGAGCAGCGTCAAACCCAAG GGACAGATGGGGGCGAGTCGGGACGACGCACTGGAGGCCATCAAAGGCAACCTGGACGGGTTCAGCAGAGACGCCAAGATGCACCCCACGCCATCCTCACACCCCAAGAAGCCAG ACTCATCGCCATCTCACTCTTCTGtcacctctcactccctcccccctGCTTTCCCCGATGACGAGTTTAGTGACTTTATGCAGGGTCCCTTAGATGCTTCTTCCtccttccccccctcctcccaggCCCATCCCCATTCTTTAGACCCAGGTCCTGGTCAGAGACCCTCCTCTGCCCCCTTCCCCCAGTCCCTCCCTGCCTCTATGTCCATTCTTACTGCCACCCAACACTCTACTGTCAACTCCAGCTCCCCATCTGCATTTCAAG GCCCGTCCCTGGAAGAGAAACTGTTCTCCTCGTGTGATTTAACGGCTGAAAAGAAGGCCCAGGTTAACTTTAAGTCCCAGAGGACCCTGGCCCCTAACCGAGCTACAGTCTCGGCCCAGTTTCATTCCAGCACCAAGGCCCGGAACTGGGCTGAGGCTCCTGGGGACCTGAGTTCTGCTTTCACTATAGAAACACCACAACCAGAGGCACCAGCACTGGGGCCCACAGCCCCCTCACCAGCAGCCGACCCCCCTCCTCCCCAAaccagtagtgatggtg CAGGTGTTGGTGGTTACCCTCAACAAGAGCACATCCAGCCCATGGTACCAGGCTGGCTCTACAACGACAGCCTCATCCCAG agatgttcaaaaAGGTCCTGCAGTTCACCATGACTCCGGGGGGCATCGACACAGCCAAGCTCTACCCCATCCTGATGTCCTCAGGCCTGCCTAGGGAAGCACTGGGCCAGATCTGGGCCTCAGCCAATCGCACCACGCCTGGCATGCTGACCAAGGAGGAGCTCTACACAGTCCTTGCTCTGATTGGTGTGGCACAG AGTGGTCTTCCAGCCATGAATGTGGAGATCCTGAGCCAGTTCCCCTCTCCCCCGGTGCCCAACCTGCCTGCCCTGGCCATGGCTATGGCCCCTGTCATCCAGCACCAACACCAGCAGCCCATGATGACTCagccctctgtccctgtgtccatGGCCATGCCTGCACCAACAGTCATGGGCAGggctcctcctgctgctccttTACCCTCGGCCCAACCACCCACCAACTTCATCACCAACTTCCCACATGTACAG GGGAAAGCAGACGATGATGACTTCCAGGACTTCCAGGAGGCCCCCAGGGCAGGAGGAGGGGATCAGCCCTTCACTGAGTTCCAGGGGGAGTCAGGGGAAACCTTCCCCACCACCACATCCTCTCTGCACCAGAACAG TGCTCCTGCCATTCTGACTCCGGTCTCTGGCTCCTCCTCGTCATCCTCTGATAAGTATGCTGTCTTCAAGCAGCTCTCTGTGGAGGAGCCTCCAGAGCCCACTCAGCCTGCCTCAG ATTTTGACGGAGACAAATACAGTGTGTTCCGACAGCTAGAGCCACCAGGTGACAGGAAACCAGTAG GGGAAGGATTTGCCGATTTCAAGTCTGTCAGTGTGGATGATGGCTTCACAGACTTTAAAACCGCCGACAGCATCTCTCCACTAGAACCTTCAGACCAGGCCAAAATGTTTCAGCCAGCATTCCCTCCTGCTTTCCCGAACTCTCAGTCTCTACCGCAACTACAACACCAgctacatcaacaacaaccagcagtctctctctctcagcctaaaAACCCTCTCAACATGGCTGACTTGGATCTCTTCTCCTCAATGGCTCCCATAGCCCCCACCCCTGCTGAGATCAAGCCCAGCCCcttcccctctgttcccccctccCTAGTGCTCCCACCAGGCAGGGCCAAGCCCCCCGGGGGTGGGGCCGAGGACTTTGGTGACTTTTCCCTTTTTGGCCCCACCTCCTCTTCGGAGGCTGCTCCTATTGGCCCTGATGTGGGAGGAGGTGTGGCAGCGTCTCATGATGACTTTGCAGACTTCATGGCTTTCGGCAGCTCTGGGGGGGAGGCCAAGGGTGAGGGGTTGACGTCTGGAGAGGGGAGGGcacgggggagaggagagaccaccACCACTCCACAGCGCCCCCAGCAGGGCTCTGACAAGTATGACGTGTTCAAGCAGCTGTCTCAGGAAGGAGGCCTGGCATATGACGACAACAAGCACAGCGCCGGCGGCTCGTTCTCTTCCCTCAGGAGCGAAGCAGATGACTTCACCGACTTCCAGTCGTCCAAGTTCTGCACAGCGCTGGGGGCCTCTGAGAAGAGCCTGGTGGATAAGGTGGCAGCCTTCAAACAAGGAGGCAAGGAGGACTCGGCTTCAGTCAAGTCCCTAGACCTCCCATCCATCGGGGGAAGCAGCGTGGGCAAGGAGGACTCTGAGGACGCTCTGTCAGTGCAGCTGGACATGAAGCTGTCAGACATGGGTGGAGACCTGAAGCACGTGATGTCAGACAGCTCTCTGGATCTGCCGGGCCTCTCGGCCCACCAACCCCCCGCCACAG AAGGAGACGACATGAAGTTTGACCCCTTCGGAACGTCAGCAGTCAGCAGGCTGGCCAGCTATGATTGGTCAGAAAGAGAGGAATGCCTGTCTGCTCAGGATCAGGCCAAGAAGCATCTGGTCCTGGACGGTGTTGGTgtttcctcctctttcccctcagaCGTAGTCCACAGGAAGGAGATGCCGTTCGGCAGCACAGAAAACATCCCCATCACACACACCTGCCAGACGAAGATCACCACCTTCTCAACAGACGATAGTGTGTCGACCGACAGCAAGTTTGAGGCCTTTGCTGACTTTGGATCTTGTGAGCCGGTAGGTTTGGGTGGGGATGAAGATGATGACTTTGGGGACTTTGCCAGCACTGTGTCGGAGAAGTCAGACTCCCCCGCGGCCGAGCCGAGCTCTGAGGTGAACCTGAACGAGGCCTCAGATGAGTTCGGGGCCTTTCATGGAGACAAGGCCAAGTTTGGGAAGTCAGACTTTCTGAAGGCCAGCTCTCAGACCAAGGTCAAGTCCAGTGAAGAGATGATCAAGAGCGAACTCGCCACCTTTGACCTCTCTGTACAAG GCTCCCACAAGCGTAGCCACAGTTTGGGGGAGAAGGAGATTGGGCGCTCGCCCCCCTCCCCGGCCCCGGAGCAGCCCTTCAGAGACCGCTCCAGCACCCTGAGTGAGAAGAAGCCTGCCCTGCCCGTCATCAGAGACAAGTACAAGGacctgactggggaggtggag GAGAGTGAGCGCTATGCATATGAGTGGCAGAGGTGTCTGGTGAGCGCTCTACAG GTCATCACTAAAGCCAACAACACCCTGAACAGCATCAGCAGCTCTACTGTTTGCACTGAGGTCATCCAGTCTGCTCAGGGCATGGAGTACCTGCTAG GTGTGGTGGAGGTGTACCGCGTGACCAAGCGTGTGGAGCTGGGTATCAAGGCCACAGCCGTGTGTTCTGAGAAGCTGCAGCAGCTGCTGAAGGACATCAGCCGCGTCTGGAACAACCTCATGGGCTTCATGTCCCTGGCCAACCTGGCG CCTGATGAGAGCTCGCTGGACTTCTCCTCCTGTATCCTGAGACACGGTATCAAGAACGCCAAGGAGCTGGCCTGTGGGGTGTGCCTGCTCAACGTGGACTCACGCAGCAAG AGCAAAGAAGAGACAACTATTGGACGTCTGTTTAAAAGA GCACTGGCTAAAGACCATGACAAGAGGTTAAGG GCTTTCAACTCAGAGACAGACAACTTCAAGCTGCTGTACGGGGGCCACCAGTACCACGCCAGCTGTGCCAATTTTTGGATTAACTGCGTGGAGCCCAAACCACCGGGCCTCATTCTGCCCGACCTGCTCTGA
- the synrg gene encoding synergin gamma isoform X3, whose amino-acid sequence MALRPGSGGGGSFIYPVGGGLGPPQGMMPMQQQQQQGFPGMVQVQMQPNMQGMMGMNFGGQMPPGAMPMQGGMAMGMQAPGMQFMGQPQFMSMRGPGPQYTADMQKQMAEEHQKRLEQQQRMLEEDRKRRQFEEQKQKLRLLSSVKPKGQMGASRDDALEAIKGNLDGFSRDAKMHPTPSSHPKKPDSSPSHSSVTSHSLPPAFPDDEFSDFMQGPLDASSSFPPSSQAHPHSLDPGPGQRPSSAPFPQSLPASMSILTATQHSTVNSSSPSAFQGPSLEEKLFSSCDLTAEKKAQVNFKSQRTLAPNRATVSAQFHSSTKARNWAEAPGDLSSAFTIETPQPEAPALGPTAPSPAADPPPPQTSSDGAGVGGYPQQEHIQPMVPGWLYNDSLIPEMFKKVLQFTMTPGGIDTAKLYPILMSSGLPREALGQIWASANRTTPGMLTKEELYTVLALIGVAQSGLPAMNVEILSQFPSPPVPNLPALAMAMAPVIQHQHQQPMMTQPSVPVSMAMPAPTVMGRAPPAAPLPSAQPPTNFITNFPHVQGKADDDDFQDFQEAPRAGGGDQPFTEFQGESGETFPTTTSSLHQNSAPAILTPVSGSSSSSSDKYAVFKQLSVEEPPEPTQPASDFDGDKYSVFRQLEPPGDRKPVGEGFADFKSVSVDDGFTDFKTADSISPLEPSDQAKMFQPAFPPAFPNSQSLPQLQHQLHQQQPAVSLSQPKNPLNMADLDLFSSMAPIAPTPAEIKPSPFPSVPPSLVLPPGRAKPPGGGAEDFGDFSLFGPTSSSEAAPIGPDVGGGVAASHDDFADFMAFGSSGGEAKGEGLTSGEGRARGRGETTTTPQRPQQGSDKYDVFKQLSQEGGLAYDDNKHSAGGSFSSLRSEADDFTDFQSSKFCTALGASEKSLVDKVAAFKQGGKEDSASVKSLDLPSIGGSSVGKEDSEDALSVQLDMKLSDMGGDLKHVMSDSSLDLPGLSAHQPPATEGDDMKFDPFGTSAVSRLASYDWSEREECLSAQDQAKKHLVLDGVGVSSSFPSDVVHRKEMPFGSTENIPITHTCQTKITTFSTDDSVSTDSKFEAFADFGSCEPVGLGGDEDDDFGDFASTVSEKSDSPAAEPSSEVNLNEASDEFGAFHGDKAKFGKSDFLKASSQTKVKSSEEMIKSELATFDLSVQGSHKRSHSLGEKEIGRSPPSPAPEQPFRDRSSTLSEKKPALPVIRDKYKDLTGEVEESERYAYEWQRCLVSALQVITKANNTLNSISSSTVCTEVIQSAQGMEYLLGVVEVYRVTKRVELGIKATAVCSEKLQQLLKDISRVWNNLMGFMSLANLAPDESSLDFSSCILRHGIKNAKELACGVCLLNVDSRSKSKEETTIGRLFKRAFNSETDNFKLLYGGHQYHASCANFWINCVEPKPPGLILPDLL is encoded by the exons TTTTATTTATCCTGTTGGAGGGGGCCTGGGACCGCCACAAG GTATGATGCCcatgcagcagcagcaacaacagggaTTCCCTGGTATGGTTCAAGTCCAAATGCAGCCCAACATGCAAGGAATGATGGGAATGAACTTCGGAGGCCAGATGCCTCCTGGTGCCATGCCTATGCAG GGTGGGATGGCCATGGGAATGCAGGCCCCTGGGATGCAGTTCATGGGCCAGCCACAGTTCATGAGCATGAGGGGCCCCGGGCCCCAGTACACTGCCGACATGCAGAAACAGATGGCCGAGGAACACCA gaAGCGTCTAGAGCAGCAGCAGCGGATgctggaggaggacaggaagaggaggcAGTTTGAGGAGCAGAAACAGAAGCTGAGGCTGCTGAGCAGCGTCAAACCCAAG GGACAGATGGGGGCGAGTCGGGACGACGCACTGGAGGCCATCAAAGGCAACCTGGACGGGTTCAGCAGAGACGCCAAGATGCACCCCACGCCATCCTCACACCCCAAGAAGCCAG ACTCATCGCCATCTCACTCTTCTGtcacctctcactccctcccccctGCTTTCCCCGATGACGAGTTTAGTGACTTTATGCAGGGTCCCTTAGATGCTTCTTCCtccttccccccctcctcccaggCCCATCCCCATTCTTTAGACCCAGGTCCTGGTCAGAGACCCTCCTCTGCCCCCTTCCCCCAGTCCCTCCCTGCCTCTATGTCCATTCTTACTGCCACCCAACACTCTACTGTCAACTCCAGCTCCCCATCTGCATTTCAAG GCCCGTCCCTGGAAGAGAAACTGTTCTCCTCGTGTGATTTAACGGCTGAAAAGAAGGCCCAGGTTAACTTTAAGTCCCAGAGGACCCTGGCCCCTAACCGAGCTACAGTCTCGGCCCAGTTTCATTCCAGCACCAAGGCCCGGAACTGGGCTGAGGCTCCTGGGGACCTGAGTTCTGCTTTCACTATAGAAACACCACAACCAGAGGCACCAGCACTGGGGCCCACAGCCCCCTCACCAGCAGCCGACCCCCCTCCTCCCCAAaccagtagtgatggtg CAGGTGTTGGTGGTTACCCTCAACAAGAGCACATCCAGCCCATGGTACCAGGCTGGCTCTACAACGACAGCCTCATCCCAG agatgttcaaaaAGGTCCTGCAGTTCACCATGACTCCGGGGGGCATCGACACAGCCAAGCTCTACCCCATCCTGATGTCCTCAGGCCTGCCTAGGGAAGCACTGGGCCAGATCTGGGCCTCAGCCAATCGCACCACGCCTGGCATGCTGACCAAGGAGGAGCTCTACACAGTCCTTGCTCTGATTGGTGTGGCACAG AGTGGTCTTCCAGCCATGAATGTGGAGATCCTGAGCCAGTTCCCCTCTCCCCCGGTGCCCAACCTGCCTGCCCTGGCCATGGCTATGGCCCCTGTCATCCAGCACCAACACCAGCAGCCCATGATGACTCagccctctgtccctgtgtccatGGCCATGCCTGCACCAACAGTCATGGGCAGggctcctcctgctgctccttTACCCTCGGCCCAACCACCCACCAACTTCATCACCAACTTCCCACATGTACAG GGGAAAGCAGACGATGATGACTTCCAGGACTTCCAGGAGGCCCCCAGGGCAGGAGGAGGGGATCAGCCCTTCACTGAGTTCCAGGGGGAGTCAGGGGAAACCTTCCCCACCACCACATCCTCTCTGCACCAGAACAG TGCTCCTGCCATTCTGACTCCGGTCTCTGGCTCCTCCTCGTCATCCTCTGATAAGTATGCTGTCTTCAAGCAGCTCTCTGTGGAGGAGCCTCCAGAGCCCACTCAGCCTGCCTCAG ATTTTGACGGAGACAAATACAGTGTGTTCCGACAGCTAGAGCCACCAGGTGACAGGAAACCAGTAG GGGAAGGATTTGCCGATTTCAAGTCTGTCAGTGTGGATGATGGCTTCACAGACTTTAAAACCGCCGACAGCATCTCTCCACTAGAACCTTCAGACCAGGCCAAAATGTTTCAGCCAGCATTCCCTCCTGCTTTCCCGAACTCTCAGTCTCTACCGCAACTACAACACCAgctacatcaacaacaaccagcagtctctctctctcagcctaaaAACCCTCTCAACATGGCTGACTTGGATCTCTTCTCCTCAATGGCTCCCATAGCCCCCACCCCTGCTGAGATCAAGCCCAGCCCcttcccctctgttcccccctccCTAGTGCTCCCACCAGGCAGGGCCAAGCCCCCCGGGGGTGGGGCCGAGGACTTTGGTGACTTTTCCCTTTTTGGCCCCACCTCCTCTTCGGAGGCTGCTCCTATTGGCCCTGATGTGGGAGGAGGTGTGGCAGCGTCTCATGATGACTTTGCAGACTTCATGGCTTTCGGCAGCTCTGGGGGGGAGGCCAAGGGTGAGGGGTTGACGTCTGGAGAGGGGAGGGcacgggggagaggagagaccaccACCACTCCACAGCGCCCCCAGCAGGGCTCTGACAAGTATGACGTGTTCAAGCAGCTGTCTCAGGAAGGAGGCCTGGCATATGACGACAACAAGCACAGCGCCGGCGGCTCGTTCTCTTCCCTCAGGAGCGAAGCAGATGACTTCACCGACTTCCAGTCGTCCAAGTTCTGCACAGCGCTGGGGGCCTCTGAGAAGAGCCTGGTGGATAAGGTGGCAGCCTTCAAACAAGGAGGCAAGGAGGACTCGGCTTCAGTCAAGTCCCTAGACCTCCCATCCATCGGGGGAAGCAGCGTGGGCAAGGAGGACTCTGAGGACGCTCTGTCAGTGCAGCTGGACATGAAGCTGTCAGACATGGGTGGAGACCTGAAGCACGTGATGTCAGACAGCTCTCTGGATCTGCCGGGCCTCTCGGCCCACCAACCCCCCGCCACAG AAGGAGACGACATGAAGTTTGACCCCTTCGGAACGTCAGCAGTCAGCAGGCTGGCCAGCTATGATTGGTCAGAAAGAGAGGAATGCCTGTCTGCTCAGGATCAGGCCAAGAAGCATCTGGTCCTGGACGGTGTTGGTgtttcctcctctttcccctcagaCGTAGTCCACAGGAAGGAGATGCCGTTCGGCAGCACAGAAAACATCCCCATCACACACACCTGCCAGACGAAGATCACCACCTTCTCAACAGACGATAGTGTGTCGACCGACAGCAAGTTTGAGGCCTTTGCTGACTTTGGATCTTGTGAGCCGGTAGGTTTGGGTGGGGATGAAGATGATGACTTTGGGGACTTTGCCAGCACTGTGTCGGAGAAGTCAGACTCCCCCGCGGCCGAGCCGAGCTCTGAGGTGAACCTGAACGAGGCCTCAGATGAGTTCGGGGCCTTTCATGGAGACAAGGCCAAGTTTGGGAAGTCAGACTTTCTGAAGGCCAGCTCTCAGACCAAGGTCAAGTCCAGTGAAGAGATGATCAAGAGCGAACTCGCCACCTTTGACCTCTCTGTACAAG GCTCCCACAAGCGTAGCCACAGTTTGGGGGAGAAGGAGATTGGGCGCTCGCCCCCCTCCCCGGCCCCGGAGCAGCCCTTCAGAGACCGCTCCAGCACCCTGAGTGAGAAGAAGCCTGCCCTGCCCGTCATCAGAGACAAGTACAAGGacctgactggggaggtggag GAGAGTGAGCGCTATGCATATGAGTGGCAGAGGTGTCTGGTGAGCGCTCTACAG GTCATCACTAAAGCCAACAACACCCTGAACAGCATCAGCAGCTCTACTGTTTGCACTGAGGTCATCCAGTCTGCTCAGGGCATGGAGTACCTGCTAG GTGTGGTGGAGGTGTACCGCGTGACCAAGCGTGTGGAGCTGGGTATCAAGGCCACAGCCGTGTGTTCTGAGAAGCTGCAGCAGCTGCTGAAGGACATCAGCCGCGTCTGGAACAACCTCATGGGCTTCATGTCCCTGGCCAACCTGGCG CCTGATGAGAGCTCGCTGGACTTCTCCTCCTGTATCCTGAGACACGGTATCAAGAACGCCAAGGAGCTGGCCTGTGGGGTGTGCCTGCTCAACGTGGACTCACGCAGCAAG AGCAAAGAAGAGACAACTATTGGACGTCTGTTTAAAAGA GCTTTCAACTCAGAGACAGACAACTTCAAGCTGCTGTACGGGGGCCACCAGTACCACGCCAGCTGTGCCAATTTTTGGATTAACTGCGTGGAGCCCAAACCACCGGGCCTCATTCTGCCCGACCTGCTCTGA